In Enterobacter sp. 638, a single window of DNA contains:
- the cydA gene encoding cytochrome ubiquinol oxidase subunit I — MLDIVELSRLQFALTAMYHFLFVPLTLGMAFLLAIMETVYVLSGKQIYKDMTKFWGKLFGINFALGVATGLTMEFQFGTNWSYYSHYVGDIFGAPLAIEGLMAFFLESTFVGLFFFGWDRLGKVQHMAVTWLVALGSNLSALWILVANGWMQNPIASDFNFETMRMEMVSFSELVLNPVAQVKFVHTVASGYVCGAMFVLGISAYYMLRGRDFAFAKRSFAIAASFGMAAILSVIVLGDESGYEMGDVQKTKLAAIEAEWETQPAPAAFTLFGIPDQDAQENRFAIQIPYALGIIATRSVDKQVTGLKDLLVQHEERIRNGMKAYALLEQLRSGSTDQSVRDQFNDVKKDLGYGLLLKRYTPNVSDATEAQIQLATKDSIPRVAPLYFAFRIMVGSGIIMLLIIGASFWSVIRNRIGQRKWLLRSALYGMPLPWIAIESGWFVAEYGRQPWAIGEVLPTAVANSSLTAGDLIFSMLLICGLYTLFLVAELFLMFKFARLGPSSLKTGRYHYEQSTVATQPAR, encoded by the coding sequence ATGTTAGATATAGTCGAACTGTCGCGCTTACAGTTTGCCTTGACCGCGATGTACCACTTCCTGTTTGTGCCACTAACGCTCGGTATGGCGTTCTTGCTGGCTATTATGGAAACGGTCTACGTCCTCTCCGGCAAACAGATTTATAAAGATATGACCAAGTTCTGGGGCAAGTTGTTTGGTATCAACTTTGCGCTGGGCGTGGCTACCGGTTTGACCATGGAGTTCCAGTTCGGGACTAACTGGTCTTACTATTCTCACTATGTTGGGGATATCTTCGGTGCGCCGCTGGCCATTGAAGGTCTGATGGCCTTCTTCCTCGAATCCACCTTTGTAGGTCTGTTCTTCTTCGGTTGGGACCGTCTGGGCAAAGTCCAGCATATGGCCGTAACCTGGCTGGTGGCACTCGGTTCGAACCTGTCCGCACTTTGGATTCTGGTGGCGAACGGCTGGATGCAGAACCCTATCGCGTCTGATTTCAACTTCGAAACCATGCGTATGGAGATGGTTAGCTTCTCTGAGCTGGTCTTGAACCCGGTCGCACAGGTGAAATTCGTCCACACCGTAGCATCTGGCTATGTGTGCGGCGCGATGTTCGTTCTGGGTATTAGTGCCTACTATATGCTGCGCGGTCGTGACTTCGCTTTCGCTAAACGTTCTTTCGCCATTGCGGCGAGTTTCGGCATGGCGGCAATCCTCTCCGTTATTGTTCTGGGTGATGAATCCGGTTACGAAATGGGCGACGTACAGAAAACCAAACTGGCCGCTATCGAAGCAGAATGGGAAACCCAGCCTGCACCGGCAGCCTTTACCCTATTTGGTATTCCTGACCAGGATGCGCAGGAAAACCGCTTTGCTATCCAGATTCCTTACGCGCTGGGCATCATCGCCACCCGCTCGGTCGATAAGCAGGTGACTGGCCTGAAAGATCTGCTGGTGCAGCATGAAGAGCGTATCCGTAACGGGATGAAGGCTTACGCGCTGCTCGAACAGCTGCGTTCTGGTTCTACCGATCAGTCTGTTCGTGACCAGTTTAATGATGTGAAAAAAGACCTGGGTTACGGCCTGCTGTTGAAACGTTATACACCAAACGTTTCCGATGCGACCGAAGCGCAGATCCAACTGGCCACCAAAGACTCGATTCCTCGCGTTGCACCGTTGTACTTCGCCTTCCGTATCATGGTGGGCAGCGGCATCATTATGTTGCTGATTATTGGTGCATCGTTCTGGTCCGTGATTCGTAACCGTATCGGCCAGAGAAAATGGCTGCTGCGCTCCGCGCTGTATGGTATGCCGCTGCCGTGGATTGCTATCGAATCAGGCTGGTTTGTTGCAGAGTATGGTCGTCAGCCATGGGCGATTGGTGAGGTGCTGCCAACGGCAGTGGCTAACTCGTCCCTGACCGCAGGCGATCTGATCTTCTCAATGCTGCTGATTTGTGGTCTGTACACCCTGTTCCTGGTGGCTGAACTGTTCCTGATGTTCAAGTTCGCACGCCTTGGTCCGAGCAGCCTGAAAACCGGTCGCTATCACTACGAACAGTCCACTGTGGCTACTCAGCCGGCACGCTAA
- the cydB gene encoding cytochrome d ubiquinol oxidase subunit II, whose protein sequence is MIDYEVLRFIWWLLVGILLIGFAVTDGFDMGVGMLTRFLGRNDTERRIMINSIAPHWDGNQVWLITAGGALFAAWPMVYAAAFSGFYVAMILVLASLFFRPVGFDYRSKIEDTRWRNMWDWGIFIGSFVPPLVIGVAFGNLLQGVPFHLDEYMRLYYTGNFFQLLNPFGLLAGVVSVGMIITQGATYLQMRTVGELHLRSRATAQVAALVTLVCFALAGVWVVYGIDGYVVTSAINHAAPSNPLTKEVARQAGAWLVNFNTMPALWAIPALGVLLPLLTVLMSRLEKGAWAFVFSSLTLACIILTAGIAMFPFVMPSSTMLNASLTMWDATSSQLTLNLMTYVAGVFVPIILLYTSWCYWKMFGRITKEDIESNTHSLY, encoded by the coding sequence ATGATCGATTATGAAGTATTGCGTTTTATCTGGTGGCTGTTGGTCGGTATTTTACTGATTGGTTTTGCGGTCACTGACGGTTTCGACATGGGGGTGGGCATGCTCACCCGTTTCCTCGGTCGTAATGACACCGAGCGTCGAATCATGATCAACTCCATCGCCCCGCACTGGGACGGTAACCAGGTGTGGCTGATCACCGCAGGCGGCGCGCTGTTTGCTGCCTGGCCGATGGTCTATGCCGCTGCGTTTTCTGGCTTCTATGTGGCGATGATACTGGTGTTGGCGTCTTTGTTCTTCCGTCCGGTCGGTTTTGATTACCGCTCCAAGATTGAAGACACTCGCTGGCGCAACATGTGGGACTGGGGCATCTTCATCGGTAGCTTTGTGCCGCCGCTGGTGATTGGCGTGGCGTTCGGCAACCTGTTGCAGGGCGTGCCGTTCCACCTCGACGAGTATATGCGTCTGTACTACACCGGTAACTTCTTCCAGTTGCTGAACCCGTTCGGCCTGCTGGCAGGCGTAGTCAGCGTAGGGATGATCATTACTCAGGGCGCAACTTATCTGCAAATGCGTACTGTTGGTGAACTGCACCTGCGTTCACGTGCTACTGCGCAGGTTGCTGCGCTGGTGACACTGGTTTGCTTCGCACTGGCTGGCGTTTGGGTTGTATACGGTATTGATGGTTACGTGGTGACATCTGCCATTAATCACGCGGCGCCGTCTAACCCGCTGACGAAAGAAGTGGCTCGCCAGGCGGGTGCATGGCTGGTGAACTTCAACACTATGCCAGCGCTGTGGGCTATCCCTGCTCTGGGTGTGTTGCTGCCGTTGCTGACCGTACTGATGTCTCGTCTGGAAAAAGGTGCGTGGGCATTCGTGTTCTCTTCACTGACCCTGGCATGCATCATCCTGACTGCCGGTATTGCGATGTTCCCATTCGTGATGCCGTCCAGCACGATGCTTAATGCAAGCCTGACCATGTGGGATGCGACATCCAGCCAGCTGACGCTGAACTTGATGACCTATGTTGCTGGCGTGTTTGTACCGATTATTCTGCTGTACACCTCCTGGTGTTACTGGAAAATGTTCGGTCGAATCACGAAAGAAGACATCGAAAGCAACACCCATTCCCTGTACTAA
- the cydX gene encoding cytochrome bd-I oxidase subunit CydX, with protein MWYFAWILGTLLACAFGVITALALEHVEASKAGEENH; from the coding sequence ATGTGGTATTTCGCATGGATTTTAGGGACGCTTCTTGCCTGTGCATTTGGTGTCATCACTGCCCTGGCGCTTGAACATGTTGAAGCGTCTAAAGCGGGCGAAGAAAATCACTGA
- the ybgE gene encoding cyd operon protein YbgE: protein MMKIIAMLYAVMDKRPLRALSLVMALLLAGCIFWDPSRFAAKTSDLEIWHGLLIMWAVCAGIIHGVGFRPKAVHWQGIFCPLIADVVLLAGLIFFFS from the coding sequence ATGATGAAAATTATCGCAATGCTTTATGCGGTAATGGATAAGCGCCCGTTAAGGGCGCTTTCCTTAGTGATGGCATTACTGCTGGCAGGTTGTATTTTCTGGGATCCTTCGCGCTTTGCAGCGAAAACAAGTGACCTGGAAATCTGGCATGGTTTACTCATCATGTGGGCGGTTTGCGCAGGTATCATTCACGGCGTGGGATTTCGTCCAAAAGCGGTACACTGGCAGGGGATCTTCTGCCCACTGATCGCAGATGTGGTGCTCCTTGCAGGATTGATCTTTTTCTTCAGCTGA
- the ybgC gene encoding tol-pal system-associated acyl-CoA thioesterase, which translates to MNTTLFRWPVRVYYEDTDAGGVVYHASYVAFYERARTEMLRHHHFSQQVLLAERVAFVVRKMTLEYFAPARLDDMLEVQTEITSMRGTSMVFTQRIVNAENTVLNEAEVLIVCVDPLIMKPRALPKSIVAEFKQ; encoded by the coding sequence GTGAATACAACGCTGTTTCGATGGCCGGTTCGGGTCTATTACGAAGATACTGATGCCGGTGGTGTGGTTTACCACGCCAGCTACGTTGCTTTCTATGAACGAGCACGCACTGAGATGCTGCGCCATCATCATTTTAGCCAGCAGGTTTTGTTGGCTGAGCGTGTTGCCTTCGTGGTACGCAAGATGACGCTGGAGTATTTTGCACCCGCCAGACTCGACGATATGCTCGAAGTCCAAACGGAAATAACATCTATGCGCGGAACCTCAATGGTGTTCACGCAACGGATCGTCAATGCAGAGAACACAGTGCTGAACGAAGCAGAAGTACTGATTGTTTGTGTTGATCCACTCATTATGAAGCCTCGTGCGCTTCCTAAGTCTATTGTCGCGGAGTTTAAGCAGTGA
- the tolQ gene encoding Tol-Pal system protein TolQ codes for MTDMNILDLFLKASLLVKLIMLILIGFSIASWAIIIQRTRILNAASREAEAFEDKFWSGIELSRLYQESQGRRENLSGSEQIFYSGFKEFARLHRANNHAPEAVVEGASRAMRISMNRELETLENHIPFLGTVGSISPYIGLFGTVWGIMHAFIALGAVKQATLQMVAPGIAEALIATAIGLFAAIPAVMAYNRLNQRVNKLELNYDNFMEEFTAILHRQAFTSTESNKG; via the coding sequence GTGACTGACATGAATATCCTTGATTTGTTCCTGAAGGCTAGCCTTCTGGTTAAACTTATCATGTTGATTTTGATTGGTTTTTCAATCGCATCCTGGGCCATCATTATTCAGAGAACCCGTATCCTCAACGCGGCCAGCCGTGAAGCTGAAGCCTTTGAAGATAAGTTCTGGTCTGGTATTGAGCTTTCTCGCTTGTATCAGGAAAGCCAAGGGCGTCGCGAAAATCTTTCAGGCTCCGAACAAATTTTCTATAGCGGTTTCAAAGAGTTCGCTCGTCTCCATCGCGCTAACAACCATGCGCCGGAAGCCGTAGTCGAAGGTGCGTCGCGCGCGATGCGCATTTCCATGAACCGTGAGTTGGAAACGCTTGAAAACCATATTCCGTTCCTCGGCACAGTGGGTTCTATCAGTCCGTATATCGGCCTGTTTGGTACCGTGTGGGGGATTATGCATGCCTTTATCGCGCTGGGCGCGGTGAAGCAGGCAACGCTGCAAATGGTTGCACCGGGTATCGCAGAAGCACTGATCGCGACCGCAATTGGTCTGTTTGCCGCTATTCCTGCAGTTATGGCTTATAACCGACTGAACCAGCGCGTGAACAAACTTGAGTTGAACTACGACAACTTCATGGAAGAGTTCACTGCGATTCTGCACCGTCAGGCGTTTACCAGCACCGAGAGTAACAAGGGGTAA
- the tolR gene encoding colicin uptake protein TolR translates to MARSRGRRGRRELKSEINIVPLLDVLLVLLLIFMATAPIITQSVEVDLPDATESQAVSSNDNPPVIIEVSGVGQYSVVVEKDRMDQLPPEQVIAEAQRRLGADPKTVFLIGGAKDVPYDEIIKALNLLHSAGVKSVGLMTQPI, encoded by the coding sequence ATGGCCAGATCGCGTGGACGGCGAGGTCGTCGCGAACTCAAGTCCGAAATCAATATTGTACCGTTGCTGGACGTACTGCTGGTGTTGCTGCTGATTTTCATGGCGACAGCGCCCATTATCACCCAGAGCGTGGAAGTTGATCTGCCGGATGCAACAGAATCACAGGCGGTCAGCTCCAATGACAATCCACCGGTGATCATTGAGGTTTCCGGCGTAGGGCAATACAGCGTTGTGGTCGAAAAAGATCGTATGGATCAGCTTCCACCAGAGCAGGTTATCGCTGAAGCGCAGCGTCGTCTGGGAGCCGATCCGAAAACGGTCTTCCTGATCGGCGGGGCGAAAGACGTGCCTTACGATGAAATAATTAAAGCGCTGAACTTGCTTCATAGCGCGGGTGTTAAGTCGGTTGGCTTGATGACGCAACCTATTTGA
- the tolA gene encoding cell envelope integrity protein TolA, which yields MSKATEQNDKLKRAIIISAVLHVILFAALIWSSFDEHIDAAAGGGGGSSIDAVMVDPGAVVQNYNREQQQQASAKRAEEQRDKQAQQQAEELREKQAAEQERLKQLEKERLQAQEAAKEQADQQKQAEDAAKKAQQQQKQAEEAAAKAAADAKAKADAQAKVAADAAKKAAADAQKQAEAEAAKKAAADAQKKAEAEAAKKAAQEAEKKATAEAAKKAAAAEKAAAEKAAAAEKAAADKKAAAAEKAAADKKAAADKAAAAKAAAAKKAAADKASASDVDDLFGDLSSGKNAPKTGGGAKGNNASPAGSGNTKNNGASGAEISGYAGQIKSAIESRFYDASSYAGKTCTLRIKLAPDGMLLDIQSEGGDPALCTAALAAARQAKMPKPPSQAVYEVFKNAPLDFKP from the coding sequence GTGTCAAAGGCAACCGAACAAAACGACAAGCTTAAGCGAGCGATAATTATCTCGGCAGTGCTGCACGTCATTTTATTTGCAGCACTGATCTGGAGTTCGTTCGATGAGCATATAGATGCAGCAGCTGGCGGTGGCGGTGGATCTTCCATCGACGCCGTCATGGTAGATCCTGGTGCGGTAGTGCAAAACTATAACCGTGAGCAGCAGCAACAGGCGAGTGCGAAACGTGCTGAAGAGCAGCGTGATAAACAGGCGCAACAGCAAGCCGAAGAACTGCGTGAAAAGCAGGCCGCGGAGCAAGAGCGTCTGAAACAGCTCGAGAAAGAACGTTTGCAGGCGCAAGAAGCGGCAAAAGAGCAGGCGGATCAGCAAAAACAAGCTGAAGACGCCGCGAAGAAAGCACAACAGCAGCAGAAGCAAGCTGAAGAGGCGGCCGCCAAAGCTGCAGCGGATGCAAAAGCGAAAGCAGATGCTCAGGCAAAAGTAGCCGCTGACGCAGCGAAGAAAGCTGCTGCCGATGCGCAAAAACAAGCCGAAGCTGAAGCCGCGAAAAAAGCTGCCGCTGATGCGCAGAAAAAAGCGGAAGCCGAAGCCGCTAAGAAGGCTGCTCAGGAAGCCGAGAAAAAAGCCACTGCTGAGGCGGCTAAGAAAGCTGCAGCAGCAGAGAAAGCCGCCGCAGAAAAAGCGGCTGCTGCTGAGAAGGCTGCCGCCGATAAAAAAGCCGCGGCTGCCGAAAAAGCTGCCGCAGATAAGAAAGCGGCTGCTGATAAAGCTGCTGCAGCAAAAGCCGCCGCAGCCAAAAAAGCCGCGGCGGATAAAGCCTCTGCGTCAGATGTTGACGACCTTTTCGGTGATTTGAGCTCAGGTAAGAATGCACCGAAAACGGGCGGTGGGGCGAAAGGAAACAATGCGTCACCAGCAGGAAGCGGTAACACTAAGAATAACGGCGCTTCGGGTGCTGAAATCAGTGGTTATGCCGGGCAGATTAAATCCGCTATTGAAAGTCGATTTTATGATGCCTCATCTTACGCCGGCAAAACGTGCACGTTGCGTATAAAACTGGCGCCAGATGGTATGTTGCTCGATATTCAGTCCGAAGGGGGCGATCCAGCCTTGTGTACTGCAGCTCTTGCTGCGGCACGCCAGGCGAAAATGCCAAAACCACCTTCGCAGGCGGTTTATGAAGTCTTTAAAAATGCACCGCTGGACTTCAAACCTTAA
- the tolB gene encoding Tol-Pal system beta propeller repeat protein TolB, giving the protein MKQALRVAVSFFMLWAAVLHAEVRIEITQGVDSARPIGVVPFQWAGPGAAPEDIGGIVAADLRNSGKFNPLDRSRLPQQPGTAQEVQPAAWSALGIDAVVVGQVTPSPDGDYNVTYQLVDTGGAPGTVLAQNTYKVNKKWLRYAGHTASDEVFEKLTGIKGAFRTRIAYVVQTNGGQFPYELRVSDYDGYNQFTVHRSPQPLMSPAWTPDGSKLAYVTFESGRSALVIQTLSNGAVRQVASFPRHNGAPAFSPDGSKLAFALSKTGSLNLYVMDVGSGQIRQVTDGRSNNTEPTWFPDSQNLAFTSDQAGRPQVYKVNVNGGTPQRITWEGSQNQDADVSSDGKTMVMVSSAGGQQHIAKQDLVTGGVQVLSSTFLDETPSLAPNGTMVIYSSSQGMGSVLNLVSTDGRFKARLPATDGQVKSPAWSPYL; this is encoded by the coding sequence ATGAAGCAGGCATTACGTGTAGCTGTGAGTTTCTTTATGCTGTGGGCAGCTGTGCTGCACGCAGAAGTACGTATTGAGATCACCCAAGGGGTGGACTCGGCACGTCCGATTGGTGTTGTTCCGTTCCAGTGGGCGGGCCCTGGCGCCGCACCTGAAGACATTGGCGGCATCGTCGCTGCTGACTTACGTAACAGCGGGAAATTTAACCCATTAGATCGCTCTCGTTTGCCACAGCAGCCGGGAACCGCGCAGGAAGTTCAACCTGCTGCATGGTCTGCGCTGGGTATTGATGCGGTGGTGGTAGGGCAAGTTACCCCAAGCCCGGATGGCGACTACAACGTGACTTACCAGCTGGTGGATACCGGTGGCGCGCCAGGTACAGTGCTGGCTCAGAACACTTATAAAGTGAACAAGAAATGGCTGCGCTATGCGGGTCACACCGCGAGTGATGAAGTGTTCGAGAAACTGACCGGTATTAAAGGCGCTTTCCGTACCCGTATCGCTTATGTCGTTCAGACCAACGGCGGCCAGTTCCCGTACGAGCTTCGCGTTTCTGACTACGACGGTTACAACCAGTTTACCGTGCATCGCTCTCCGCAACCACTGATGTCACCGGCCTGGACTCCAGACGGTTCTAAACTGGCATACGTGACTTTCGAAAGCGGACGTTCAGCACTGGTTATCCAGACGTTGTCCAATGGCGCTGTCCGTCAGGTCGCTTCGTTCCCGCGTCACAACGGTGCTCCAGCATTCTCTCCGGATGGCTCCAAGCTGGCGTTTGCCCTGTCTAAAACAGGCAGCCTGAATCTTTATGTCATGGACGTTGGTTCCGGTCAGATTCGTCAGGTGACGGATGGTCGCAGTAACAACACTGAGCCAACCTGGTTCCCGGACAGCCAGAATCTGGCGTTTACGTCCGATCAGGCGGGTCGTCCACAGGTTTACAAAGTTAACGTCAATGGCGGCACACCGCAGCGCATTACCTGGGAAGGTTCACAGAACCAGGACGCTGATGTTAGCAGCGACGGTAAAACGATGGTAATGGTGAGTTCAGCTGGTGGTCAGCAGCACATTGCCAAACAAGATCTGGTGACGGGTGGCGTACAAGTATTGTCGTCAACGTTCCTGGACGAAACGCCAAGTCTGGCACCTAACGGCACGATGGTAATCTACAGCTCTTCTCAGGGGATGGGATCCGTGTTGAATCTGGTTTCTACAGATGGGCGTTTCAAAGCGCGTCTTCCGGCAACTGATGGACAGGTAAAATCACCTGCCTGGTCGCCGTATCTCTAA
- the pal gene encoding peptidoglycan-associated lipoprotein Pal, with amino-acid sequence MQLNKVLKGLMIALPVMAIAACSSNKNASNDQSGEGMMGAGTGMDANGSGNMSSEEQARLQMQQLQQNNIVYFDLDKFDIRSDFAAMLDAHANFLRSNPSYKVTVEGHADERGTPEYNISLGERRANAVKMYLQGKGVSADQISIVSYGKEKPAVLGHDEAAYSKNRRAVLVY; translated from the coding sequence ATGCAACTGAACAAAGTGCTGAAGGGGCTGATGATCGCTCTGCCTGTAATGGCAATCGCAGCGTGTTCTTCTAACAAGAATGCAAGCAACGACCAGAGCGGCGAAGGCATGATGGGCGCTGGTACTGGTATGGACGCTAATGGTAGCGGCAACATGTCTTCTGAAGAACAAGCTCGTCTTCAGATGCAGCAGCTGCAGCAGAACAACATCGTTTACTTCGATCTGGATAAATTCGATATCCGTTCTGACTTCGCTGCGATGCTGGATGCACACGCTAACTTCCTGCGTAGCAACCCATCTTACAAAGTCACCGTAGAAGGTCATGCTGACGAACGTGGTACACCAGAGTACAACATCTCCCTGGGTGAACGTCGTGCTAACGCCGTTAAAATGTACCTGCAGGGTAAAGGCGTTTCTGCTGACCAGATCTCCATCGTTTCTTACGGTAAAGAAAAACCTGCAGTACTGGGTCACGACGAAGCGGCTTACTCCAAAAACCGTCGTGCTGTACTGGTTTACTAA
- the cpoB gene encoding cell division protein CpoB, whose product MSSNFRHHLLSLSLLIGIAAPWAAFAQAPISSVGSGSVEDRVTQLERISNAHSQLLTQLQQQLSDNQNDIDSLRGQIQESQYQLNQVVERQKQILLQMDSLSSGAAGAQPAAGDQTGAATATPAPSTGASASAGAPVQSGDANTDYNAAIALVQDKSRQDDAIAAFQSFVKKYPDSTYQPNANYWLGQLNYNKGKKDDAAFYFASVVKNYPKSPKASDAMFKVGVIMQDKGDTAKAKAVYQQVVSKYPGTEGAKQAQKRLGSMG is encoded by the coding sequence ATGAGCAGTAACTTCAGACATCACTTGTTGAGTCTGTCGTTACTGATTGGTATAGCGGCCCCCTGGGCCGCTTTTGCTCAGGCGCCAATCAGTAGTGTCGGCTCAGGCTCGGTCGAAGACCGTGTCACCCAACTCGAGCGTATTTCTAATGCTCACAGTCAGCTTTTAACCCAACTTCAGCAGCAACTTTCTGATAACCAAAATGATATCGATTCTCTTCGTGGACAAATCCAGGAAAGTCAGTATCAGTTAAACCAGGTTGTCGAACGTCAGAAGCAGATTTTGTTGCAGATGGATAGCCTCAGCAGCGGTGCTGCGGGTGCGCAACCTGCGGCTGGAGATCAAACAGGCGCTGCAACAGCAACGCCTGCACCGTCAACAGGTGCGTCGGCCTCTGCTGGCGCACCTGTACAAAGCGGTGACGCGAATACTGACTACAATGCAGCGATTGCCCTGGTTCAGGACAAATCTCGTCAGGACGATGCAATCGCGGCGTTTCAAAGCTTCGTGAAGAAATACCCTGATTCGACTTACCAGCCAAACGCAAATTATTGGCTCGGTCAGCTGAATTACAACAAAGGGAAAAAGGATGATGCGGCGTTTTATTTTGCCTCAGTGGTAAAAAACTACCCCAAATCACCTAAAGCATCTGATGCAATGTTTAAAGTCGGCGTGATCATGCAGGATAAAGGCGATACTGCAAAAGCGAAGGCTGTGTATCAGCAGGTGGTCAGTAAGTACCCAGGTACTGAAGGCGCTAAACAAGCGCAAAAACGTCTTGGTTCGATGGGATGA